A region from the Leptospira venezuelensis genome encodes:
- a CDS encoding methyl-accepting chemotaxis protein, whose amino-acid sequence MVNSAISKESSIAKIWTNGAIVINRIRLGLVVLFILTLIGVSKTNHPTQVIAHSVGTGLMALYCIFEFFLARGGRVGIRFQKTLVILDVIILSAIMAADCSINAIVARDTLANMILFFIYFYIMIYSSLLGEKRFVLLIGLLTAIGVAIALYVGWKSGLVLTENASKSKDPDTLILSVQIVKIGFMITASVILYQLMRLFENLTAEGSRLFGESQIFLSQIKDNQNIIRNSAENLETSIKEFAGYIARTGEKMESQAAALEEVNAVLEELSASSINNTQSIETQNEGISGLASNSQKLGGIIGDITEYSETLSVFAEENKADMENVTIAAEKTNSYLVDIANSFNKVDEINQIMGEIADKTNLLALNASIEAARAGVAGRGFAVVANEVSKLADFTSENAKSISSIVKQSQSFINEAKVASAETGDLTEKQKFKLIQTTDRILKMNELYKEQKFILKSFLNELDTIKSASTDILESTKEQTLGQNELMKTMSQLEKDINEISEESTKLNTEIDKINSQASELRVLSGHSTE is encoded by the coding sequence ATGGTAAATTCCGCGATCTCTAAAGAATCGTCTATAGCAAAAATCTGGACGAACGGTGCTATCGTAATCAACCGGATCCGATTAGGTCTAGTAGTTCTTTTTATTCTAACCCTGATCGGAGTTTCTAAAACAAACCATCCTACTCAGGTAATTGCTCATTCGGTCGGAACAGGTTTGATGGCATTATACTGTATCTTCGAATTTTTCCTGGCAAGAGGAGGAAGGGTCGGGATCAGATTCCAAAAGACATTAGTAATTTTAGATGTAATCATTCTTTCCGCTATCATGGCCGCAGACTGCAGTATCAACGCAATCGTAGCAAGAGATACTCTCGCAAATATGATCTTATTCTTCATTTACTTTTATATAATGATCTATTCTTCCTTGCTCGGAGAAAAAAGGTTCGTACTTCTTATTGGCCTACTGACTGCGATTGGAGTTGCAATAGCGCTTTATGTGGGCTGGAAAAGTGGGCTTGTACTTACTGAAAATGCAAGTAAATCGAAAGATCCTGACACTCTGATCCTCTCTGTTCAGATTGTAAAGATTGGTTTTATGATCACTGCAAGTGTGATCTTATACCAATTGATGCGATTATTCGAAAATCTAACTGCAGAAGGCTCCAGATTATTCGGAGAATCTCAAATATTCTTATCTCAAATCAAAGATAATCAAAACATAATACGCAACTCAGCAGAAAATTTAGAAACATCCATTAAAGAATTTGCAGGTTATATCGCAAGAACCGGAGAAAAGATGGAATCCCAGGCCGCCGCTTTGGAAGAAGTAAACGCAGTATTAGAAGAACTTTCTGCTTCTTCTATCAATAATACTCAATCCATTGAAACTCAAAACGAAGGTATTTCTGGACTTGCTTCCAACTCTCAAAAATTGGGGGGTATTATAGGAGATATTACAGAATATAGCGAAACACTTTCTGTATTTGCGGAAGAAAACAAAGCGGATATGGAAAATGTTACCATTGCCGCTGAAAAAACAAATTCATATCTCGTGGATATTGCAAACTCATTCAACAAAGTAGACGAGATCAACCAGATCATGGGAGAGATTGCAGATAAAACAAACCTTCTCGCATTGAACGCATCTATCGAAGCGGCAAGGGCAGGAGTCGCCGGAAGGGGATTTGCTGTAGTAGCAAATGAGGTCAGTAAACTTGCAGACTTCACTTCGGAAAATGCAAAGTCCATTTCTTCTATTGTAAAACAATCGCAAAGTTTTATCAATGAGGCAAAAGTAGCTTCTGCGGAAACCGGAGATCTTACTGAAAAACAAAAGTTCAAATTGATACAAACTACGGATAGGATTTTAAAAATGAACGAGCTCTATAAGGAGCAGAAATTTATTCTCAAAAGTTTCCTAAACGAATTAGATACAATCAAATCTGCATCTACGGATATTTTAGAATCTACCAAAGAGCAAACTCTCGGCCAGAACGAATTGATGAAGACAATGAGCCAATTGGAAAAAGACATAAACGAGATCAGCGAAGAGTCCACCAAACTGAACACTGAGATCGACAAGATCAATAGTCAGGCTTCCGAATTAAGAGTATTAAGCGGACATTCTACCGAATAA
- a CDS encoding methyl-accepting chemotaxis protein, with protein sequence METSHIKTESTILQIWKNGAIVINRIRLGLVLLFIISLAGAYKSFQPLQFMVHAGGTAFMGLYCIYNFAANRKRNMSIGFHKLFVLFDVNVLSATLILDTFVSPDVAAGTLKNVVLFFIYFYIMIYSCLLGERIFVLIVGAFSTVGATIALVCALQNGVGFVMDPEAAKLPYNISGSTEIIKLAFIFVASVILAQLMRLFLSLTVEGNRLYTDSKDLLEKLSENQAIIKDSAISLEDSIVKFAAFINRTGEKMESQAAALEEVNAVLEELSAASTNTSRSIESQNASLSELSDDSKKLGEIVSNITGYSEALSTFANDNKADMENVTIAAEKTKSYLADIAGSFDKVDQINQIMGEIADKTNLLALNASIEAARAGEAGRGFAVVANEVSKLADFTSENAKSISSIVRQSQSFIQEAKNASAETGDLTEKQKFKILETSDRIVQMNKLYLEQRNIIRKFLSELESIKSVSNEIHESEKEQSVGQKEMIRTMSQLEKDINEINEDSSNLNSEIDRIKMKASELKVLSDNS encoded by the coding sequence ATGGAAACTTCCCATATAAAAACAGAGTCCACGATCCTACAGATCTGGAAGAATGGCGCTATTGTAATCAATCGGATACGATTGGGGTTAGTCTTACTTTTTATCATTTCCTTAGCGGGAGCTTATAAAAGTTTCCAACCCTTACAATTTATGGTTCATGCGGGCGGTACAGCTTTCATGGGTCTTTACTGCATTTATAATTTTGCAGCGAATCGTAAAAGGAATATGTCCATCGGATTTCACAAACTTTTTGTGTTATTCGATGTAAATGTTCTAAGTGCGACATTGATCCTAGATACTTTTGTCTCTCCTGATGTGGCGGCAGGAACCTTAAAGAATGTCGTATTATTTTTCATTTATTTTTATATTATGATCTACTCCTGTCTTTTAGGAGAAAGGATTTTCGTTTTGATCGTGGGGGCATTTTCCACTGTGGGTGCAACTATAGCTCTAGTTTGCGCACTTCAAAATGGAGTCGGTTTCGTTATGGATCCAGAAGCAGCAAAACTTCCTTATAATATAAGCGGATCCACTGAGATCATAAAACTTGCATTCATATTTGTTGCTAGTGTGATACTTGCTCAATTAATGAGATTGTTTTTGAGTTTAACGGTAGAAGGGAACCGCCTCTATACTGATTCCAAAGACCTACTTGAAAAGTTAAGCGAGAACCAAGCAATCATTAAAGATTCTGCAATTAGTCTAGAAGATTCTATCGTCAAATTCGCTGCATTCATCAATCGTACAGGAGAGAAAATGGAATCCCAGGCTGCCGCTCTAGAAGAAGTAAATGCAGTATTAGAAGAACTTTCTGCTGCTTCTACAAATACGTCTAGATCAATTGAATCACAGAATGCAAGCTTGAGTGAACTTTCAGATGATTCTAAAAAATTAGGTGAAATAGTTTCAAATATTACAGGTTACAGCGAGGCACTTTCTACATTCGCGAATGATAATAAAGCGGATATGGAGAATGTGACAATCGCTGCTGAAAAAACTAAATCCTATCTGGCAGATATCGCAGGTTCTTTTGACAAGGTAGATCAGATCAATCAAATCATGGGAGAGATTGCGGATAAAACAAACCTTCTCGCATTAAACGCATCTATCGAGGCGGCAAGAGCAGGAGAAGCAGGAAGAGGATTTGCCGTAGTAGCAAACGAGGTCAGCAAACTTGCAGACTTCACTTCAGAAAACGCAAAGTCCATCTCAAGCATAGTAAGACAATCCCAGAGTTTTATCCAAGAAGCAAAAAATGCTTCCGCAGAAACAGGAGATCTGACTGAAAAACAAAAATTTAAAATCCTAGAAACTTCTGATCGGATCGTCCAGATGAATAAACTTTACCTGGAACAGAGGAATATTATACGCAAGTTTTTAAGTGAATTGGAAAGTATCAAATCAGTTTCAAACGAGATCCATGAATCTGAAAAGGAACAGTCCGTGGGCCAAAAAGAAATGATAAGAACCATGTCTCAATTAGAGAAAGATATTAATGAGATTAACGAAGATTCATCCAACTTAAACTCAGAGATTGATCGGATCAAAATGAAAGCTTCCGAGCTAAAAGTATTGAGCGATAATTCCTGA
- the mtnP gene encoding S-methyl-5'-thioadenosine phosphorylase: MGTKVKAAVIGGTGLYSLDGMELVEEVLPETPWGKPSDTIKIGKIQDKLIAFLPRHGVGHFIMPHEVPMKANICALKILGVEEIVAFSSVGSLREEIKPLDFVLPNQIIDRTRGRESTFFGKGVVAHAPFADPFSQNLSDRINKAAAKVNLPIHRNKTLVCMEGPLFSTRAESHMYRSWGGDIINMSVLPEAKLAREAEIAYQMVCMSTDYDCWRENEEAVTAEMVMANLGKNAENAKKLLGALIPSLGNGDDLSLKNSTKYSIITAPERRNPDTVAKLKVLFPDYL, from the coding sequence ATGGGGACTAAAGTAAAAGCTGCAGTTATCGGAGGTACGGGTCTCTATAGTCTGGATGGAATGGAACTTGTCGAAGAAGTTCTTCCAGAAACTCCTTGGGGCAAACCTTCCGACACGATCAAGATTGGAAAGATCCAAGACAAACTAATCGCATTCTTACCTCGCCACGGTGTGGGACATTTTATCATGCCTCACGAAGTCCCAATGAAGGCAAATATCTGTGCACTTAAAATTTTAGGTGTAGAAGAGATAGTAGCATTCAGCTCGGTCGGAAGTTTAAGAGAAGAGATCAAACCTCTAGACTTCGTTCTTCCAAATCAGATCATTGATAGAACTCGAGGAAGAGAGTCCACTTTCTTCGGAAAAGGTGTAGTGGCACATGCTCCTTTTGCAGATCCTTTTTCCCAAAACTTAAGTGATAGAATTAATAAAGCCGCAGCAAAAGTTAATCTTCCCATCCACCGAAACAAAACTTTAGTTTGTATGGAAGGTCCTTTGTTCTCTACAAGAGCAGAATCTCATATGTATCGTTCATGGGGCGGAGACATCATCAATATGAGCGTTCTTCCTGAGGCCAAACTTGCAAGAGAAGCTGAGATTGCTTACCAAATGGTCTGTATGTCCACTGACTACGATTGCTGGAGAGAGAATGAAGAAGCAGTCACTGCAGAAATGGTGATGGCGAACTTAGGAAAGAATGCAGAGAACGCTAAAAAACTTTTGGGCGCTTTAATTCCTTCTCTTGGAAACGGAGACGATCTTAGCTTAAAAAATAGTACTAAATATTCTATCATCACCGCTCCAGAGAGAAGAAATCCGGATACTGTTGCGAAACTAAAAGTATTATTCCCAGATTATCTCTGA
- a CDS encoding alpha/beta hydrolase gives MKIQKFMLYLLSVIFIILLGLFGLLYSNQDKLIFFPETLPEDFQFSFPYKFQEISLELENGEKIYALFFPAQGPSKGTVLYFHGNAGSLRSWGGVAEDFVPRGWDLLMTDYRGYGKSRAKLTEKGMYQDAERWYEYLKTDKLKKENEIILYGRSIGTGVVVDLGTKTNPGYIILETPYTSLADLAKEFYPFVPEWFLAYSLKSENKIGKVRSSATIIHGNEDEIVPFRQGKKLFKTALESGLKIEFLEIEGGNHNNLSFFPEYQKGLVNILESVHLNRRKSNSQR, from the coding sequence ATGAAAATTCAAAAGTTTATGTTATATCTTCTCTCGGTCATATTTATTATTCTCCTGGGACTCTTCGGTTTATTATATTCTAACCAAGACAAGCTGATCTTCTTTCCTGAAACTTTGCCCGAGGATTTTCAATTTTCTTTTCCTTATAAGTTCCAGGAAATTTCTTTAGAACTAGAAAATGGAGAGAAAATATATGCATTATTCTTTCCTGCGCAAGGACCTTCTAAGGGGACTGTTCTGTATTTTCATGGGAACGCTGGAAGTTTAAGAAGTTGGGGAGGTGTCGCTGAGGATTTTGTTCCGCGCGGTTGGGACCTTCTCATGACAGATTATAGGGGTTATGGGAAAAGTAGAGCAAAACTAACTGAAAAGGGAATGTACCAGGACGCAGAAAGATGGTACGAATATCTCAAAACAGATAAACTAAAAAAAGAAAATGAAATCATTCTTTATGGAAGATCGATTGGAACTGGAGTTGTAGTGGATTTAGGGACTAAAACAAATCCAGGATATATTATATTAGAAACTCCTTATACTTCTTTGGCGGATCTGGCAAAAGAATTTTATCCGTTTGTGCCAGAATGGTTTTTGGCTTATTCTCTCAAATCTGAAAATAAGATCGGAAAGGTTCGTTCTTCTGCAACGATCATACATGGAAATGAAGACGAGATTGTTCCGTTCAGACAAGGAAAGAAGTTATTCAAAACTGCATTGGAATCAGGACTAAAGATCGAATTTCTGGAAATAGAAGGAGGAAATCATAACAATCTCTCCTTCTTTCCTGAATACCAAAAGGGATTAGTAAATATTTTAGAATCGGTCCATTTAAACCGAAGAAAATCAAACTCTCAGAGATAA
- a CDS encoding alkaline phosphatase D family protein produces MRRRLFLSSTSLLFLLFGFFYIDFAIYGKSQSIDTSSPSSIQSGPMLGYSTHKEVKIWVQTKNHSKVYAKYFISGNPEQSHITREVNTDHSNGYVAHLIADVLEPGKTYEYRIYINGKYQEPKSEQKFRTQPIWIGKQSGPPDIKFALGSCAFVNDPKYDTQVKPYGGEYFIYKSISDQRPDFMLWMGDNIYLREPDWESRTGFIYRYTEQRSLAELQPLLANVHHYAVWDDHDWGPNDGDASFWMGSTAEEIFKLFWANPNYSKKGIYGSFTWGDAQFFLMDDRSFRTANDNKTGSRSFFGEEQLEWLVNGLAFSKATFKFVVVGGQVLNPLTVFENYSTYAEEREKLLSKISKLKIKNLIFLTGDRHFTELSYIQEGFEHPIYDFTVSPLTSSTHPPITEKNPLRIEGTMVDDKRNFGTIEITGPLKQRNLVFRVFDSAGKELWSRDIKAK; encoded by the coding sequence ATGAGACGCAGATTGTTTTTATCATCCACCTCTTTGTTGTTTTTACTGTTTGGATTCTTTTACATCGATTTTGCAATTTATGGAAAAAGTCAGTCAATCGACACATCCTCGCCTTCGAGTATCCAATCGGGACCGATGCTCGGATACTCGACTCATAAAGAAGTGAAAATCTGGGTCCAGACTAAGAACCATTCTAAAGTTTACGCGAAATATTTTATTTCCGGAAATCCTGAACAAAGTCACATAACTCGTGAAGTGAATACGGATCATTCTAATGGTTATGTTGCCCATTTGATTGCTGATGTATTGGAACCAGGAAAAACATACGAATATAGAATTTATATAAACGGAAAATACCAAGAACCTAAATCAGAACAAAAATTTAGGACACAACCTATCTGGATTGGAAAACAAAGCGGACCACCTGATATCAAATTTGCTTTAGGTAGCTGCGCATTCGTAAACGATCCTAAATACGATACTCAAGTAAAACCTTACGGAGGAGAATATTTTATTTATAAATCCATCTCGGATCAAAGACCCGACTTCATGCTTTGGATGGGGGATAATATTTATCTGAGAGAACCGGATTGGGAATCTCGTACTGGATTTATTTATCGGTATACAGAACAAAGATCCTTGGCCGAACTCCAACCTCTTCTTGCTAATGTTCATCATTATGCAGTTTGGGACGACCACGATTGGGGACCGAATGACGGGGATGCTTCCTTTTGGATGGGGTCTACCGCAGAAGAAATTTTCAAACTTTTTTGGGCCAACCCGAACTATTCAAAAAAAGGAATATACGGTTCTTTCACTTGGGGAGATGCACAATTCTTCTTGATGGACGATCGTAGTTTTAGGACTGCTAACGATAATAAAACAGGATCCAGATCATTTTTCGGCGAAGAGCAATTAGAGTGGCTGGTAAATGGTTTAGCATTCTCCAAAGCTACATTTAAGTTTGTTGTAGTTGGAGGTCAGGTTTTAAATCCGTTAACCGTTTTCGAAAATTATTCCACATACGCAGAAGAAAGGGAAAAACTTCTTTCCAAAATCTCTAAATTGAAGATAAAAAATCTGATATTTCTGACCGGAGACAGGCACTTTACGGAATTATCATATATCCAAGAAGGTTTTGAGCATCCAATATATGATTTTACTGTTTCTCCTCTGACTTCTTCTACACATCCGCCTATTACCGAAAAAAACCCTTTAAGGATCGAAGGTACAATGGTAGATGATAAAAGGAATTTTGGAACGATAGAAATTACCGGGCCTTTGAAACAAAGGAATTTGGTGTTTAGAGTTTTTGATTCTGCCGGAAAAGAACTTTGGTCCAGGGATATTAAGGCCAAATGA
- a CDS encoding methyl-accepting chemotaxis protein, giving the protein MTRGESRKLRWRLTLGLELLTSVLAVPLAVLFIIAAGAYDFNKAIVLIGSSTVVLTTSYFFPTLRFLYLGRLLSNLEPANWEKLNTKGKVEVKKKLLNFPLLNTGFYIVQWSYGIPAAWKMMHFFFIPEFFESAPFLLLPLIIYPTLGISHFFLTESVLSEVLESDRLNGLPLEEKEIHKVSIFARIISTIASIALLPVVIFGYLLLEETSGWLKLGDVTLALSLTILFMVITLTISSYLLASSIRRNSKNMMNAFVEMSQGELDILLPMVSTDELGRSSKMLNDFVKRLRIVVKTVIKESEKLSQSSKVLEERTKDLSIKMQEQAASTEQMSSGVEEIAASIQSTSSRAESQSDIVEQASASLAELEDRIRNVHTSLMDTKNDAERMRLETSNGESALKSTRDAMAEIESNTAKMEASVNVIHEITDRIGLLSLNAAIEAARAGEAGKGFAVVAQEISKLGEQTQENAKRIRTTLAEAVKATNSGREVLGNTEVAFRRIGDTAQNTSERILQVSSLSESQLIASAQVKNAFSELIQSAEEIRNHTKEQSQTSLEFSKTIGSISEATEFLNGIVNDIDSLAEKLAQQASSLKKEVEFFKT; this is encoded by the coding sequence ATGACGAGGGGTGAATCTAGAAAACTTAGATGGAGACTAACCTTAGGGCTGGAACTATTGACTTCCGTTCTTGCCGTCCCTTTGGCCGTTTTATTCATTATAGCGGCAGGAGCGTATGACTTCAATAAGGCGATCGTATTGATCGGATCCTCAACAGTCGTATTGACAACTTCTTATTTTTTCCCTACACTTCGTTTTTTATATTTAGGAAGGCTATTATCCAATTTAGAGCCCGCTAATTGGGAAAAATTGAACACAAAGGGTAAGGTAGAAGTTAAGAAAAAACTTCTGAATTTCCCTCTCCTCAATACCGGATTTTATATTGTACAATGGAGTTATGGAATTCCTGCAGCATGGAAAATGATGCATTTTTTCTTTATCCCAGAATTTTTCGAATCTGCTCCATTCTTGCTCTTGCCTTTGATCATATATCCCACTTTAGGGATTTCACATTTCTTTTTAACCGAGTCAGTACTTTCGGAAGTACTGGAATCAGATAGATTAAACGGACTTCCTTTAGAAGAAAAAGAGATTCATAAGGTTTCAATCTTCGCCAGGATCATTTCTACAATTGCATCCATTGCATTACTGCCTGTTGTGATTTTTGGTTACTTATTATTAGAAGAGACTTCCGGCTGGTTAAAACTCGGCGATGTTACTTTAGCACTTTCTCTCACCATATTATTTATGGTGATCACTCTCACTATTTCTTCCTACTTATTGGCTTCCAGTATTCGTAGGAACTCCAAAAATATGATGAATGCCTTTGTAGAAATGTCTCAGGGTGAACTGGATATCCTGCTTCCGATGGTTTCCACAGACGAGCTAGGAAGAAGTAGCAAAATGTTGAACGATTTTGTGAAAAGACTTCGGATCGTAGTCAAAACGGTAATCAAAGAATCAGAAAAACTTTCCCAAAGTTCCAAGGTTTTAGAAGAAAGAACGAAAGATCTTTCTATAAAAATGCAGGAGCAGGCCGCTTCTACAGAGCAGATGAGTTCAGGGGTAGAAGAAATTGCAGCATCCATTCAGTCTACTTCCTCCAGAGCAGAAAGCCAGTCAGATATAGTTGAACAAGCATCTGCATCACTTGCTGAACTCGAGGATAGAATCCGCAATGTTCATACTTCTTTGATGGATACAAAAAACGATGCGGAGAGAATGAGATTAGAAACTTCTAATGGGGAATCTGCACTGAAATCTACTCGAGACGCAATGGCCGAGATAGAATCCAATACAGCCAAAATGGAAGCTAGTGTAAACGTGATCCATGAGATTACTGATAGGATCGGACTTCTATCCTTAAATGCAGCCATCGAGGCAGCTCGTGCCGGAGAGGCTGGAAAAGGATTTGCAGTTGTCGCCCAAGAAATTTCCAAGCTGGGAGAACAAACCCAGGAGAATGCAAAAAGGATCCGAACAACATTAGCAGAGGCGGTAAAGGCAACCAACTCAGGAAGAGAAGTTTTAGGAAATACAGAAGTCGCATTCAGAAGAATTGGAGACACAGCTCAAAATACTTCTGAAAGAATTTTGCAAGTTTCCTCACTATCCGAGTCTCAATTGATCGCAAGCGCTCAGGTAAAGAATGCATTTTCCGAACTGATCCAATCCGCAGAAGAGATCCGAAATCATACCAAGGAACAATCTCAAACTTCTTTAGAATTTTCTAAAACAATAGGAAGTATATCTGAAGCAACTGAGTTTTTGAATGGGATAGTGAACGATATTGATTCTCTTGCCGAGAAACTTGCTCAGCAGGCAAGCTCTTTGAAAAAAGAAGTAGAATTCTTTAAAACCTAA